CGCGGATGCGCGCGGGGTCGAAGACGCCTTCGCGCGCGCCTGCGGTGCCGGCGACGTGAAGGGCGTGATGGCGCTCTACGCTGACGACGCGATCGCGGTGTGGCCGGGCCAGGGCGCCGAGGCGAAGGGGAAGGCGGACATCGAGAAGATGGCGGCGGCCCTGTGCAGGGAGCGGGGCGGCGCGCAGTTCGCGCTCAAGTCGCTCGAGGCGCTCCCGCTCGGGGACGCGCACATCGTGACGGTCGCCCACTGGGAGGGCACGATGCCGGGCCCGGGTGGCCGGCGCATCACCACCGAGGTGCGCTCGACCGAGGTGCTGGTGAAGAAGGACGGCGCCTGGCGCTACCTCGTCGACCATGCCTCGGTCGGGACACCGCGCCCGCGCGCTGCGGCCGCGGCGCGCCGCGAGCGACGCACGCGCTAGGTCCGGCAAACGCTGGACAGAGCGGCGCCTTTTTTTGGCACCGGCGCCGCGCGTGCTATCGTGTGTGGCCGGCAGAAAGGACAGGTGAGGCAGAATGCCGCGCGCAGAACGCGTCCCGTGGCAATGCGCCACAGGCGGGGTCCGACGCTCGCCGACGCAAACTCACGGGTGTAACAATACAAATGCCCTGGCATGCCGCCTGCTCGGCTTGCGTCGGGTGTGATGGCGAAGCCCTCGCCGACGAGACGGTCCGGGCGGGCTCCGGCGCCGCGCACGAAGCGCTGCACGGCGTGCAGGCGCGTGAAGCCGCTCAGCGCCTTCTGGCGCCGCGCCGCCTGTCCCGACGGCCGGGACCGCTGGTGCGGCGAGTGCCGCGGGGGCTACTTCCGGAAGTGGTGCGCGACGCACCGCGACGCGTACAACACGCGGCAGCGCGCGTACTACCGGCGGAACCGCGCCCGCCTGCGCGCATACAACCGCGAGTACCAGCGCCGCCGCCGCCGGCTGATGCGCGCCGGGCGGTGGAAGCAGCGCCGCACTTCGTGACGCTCGCTACAGGCGAGGGCCGCACGACGCCCCCGGAGGACCGA
This genomic stretch from Deltaproteobacteria bacterium harbors:
- a CDS encoding SgcJ/EcaC family oxidoreductase, whose protein sequence is MFASSREGGCMKRWMVLGLTLVVAGPALADPTADARGVEDAFARACGAGDVKGVMALYADDAIAVWPGQGAEAKGKADIEKMAAALCRERGGAQFALKSLEALPLGDAHIVTVAHWEGTMPGPGGRRITTEVRSTEVLVKKDGAWRYLVDHASVGTPRPRAAAAARRERRTR